A genomic stretch from Microplitis mediator isolate UGA2020A chromosome 10, iyMicMedi2.1, whole genome shotgun sequence includes:
- the LOC130676401 gene encoding transcription factor BTF3 homolog 4: MNPEKLKKLQAQVRIGGKGTPRRKKKVVHATAATDDKKLQSCLKKLSVSTIPGIEEVNMIKDDGTVIHFNNPKAQASLNANTFAITGHGENKQITEMLPGILSQLGPEGLTQLKRLASTVGGSAVGKATMEEDDEVPDLVENFDEASKEEVVTKKEVEETEKNSTDKKEIITPVDEKKEAVVKSDA; the protein is encoded by the exons atgaatccGGAAAAgcttaaaaagttacaagcaCAAGTGAGAATTGGAGGTAAAGGTACACCACGTCGTAAAAAGaag gtcGTCCACGCAACCGCCGCGACAGATGACAAGAAACTCCAGAGCTGTCTGAAGAAATTGTCTGTGAGCACGATCCCCGGGATCGAGGAAGTCAATATGATTAAGGATGACGGTACTGTAATTCACTTCAACAACCCAAAAGCTCAAGCCAGTCTCAATGCAAACACGTTTGCCATCACTGGGCATGGGGAGAACAAACAAATAACCGAAATGTTACCGGGTATATTGAGCCAGTTGGGCCCAGAAGGTCTTACCCAGCTAAAAAGATTGGCGAGCACGGTGGGAGGCAGTGCTGTTGGCAAAGCAACTATGGAAGAGGATGATGAAGTCCCGGATTTAGTTGAGAACTTTGATGAAGCCAGCAAGGaagag gtCGTCACGAAGAAAGAAGTTgaagaaactgaaaaaaattcaactgacAAAAAAGAAATCATTACACCAGTAGATGAGAAAAAAGAAGCAGTAGTTAAATCTGATGCTTAA
- the LOC130676399 gene encoding uncharacterized protein C2orf42: MSSEDRIRSMLSDLGKATLRGVKKCPKCGTFTGSRGLSCKNKYCDVIFKESGDRCKISTKACKLITNSIAQIFSVRIRGKGPDYRGFVQLPVVNATVQSDMTTVITQTSSLCFVDSCQKSFDTGVLQCHEEDNDKDKDLTSSMCQHVQAAYKCYSEAQSLPLKNSILSSLKVSNDMKQKIWLLATKSVGPLVQRISKNIMAVKCKASPKQPLGYLHIVFYSNKVKDKTEHKYFCECPDSADSKTDKNKGKSASESKTSDENKSDKRCAHFYACICAFASDPKLSEEFDYFIHIDKNESDELRQQEQEQEQEIELQKQLEHEKQQSNLNLQHEADKMSEIDFINKIVTDFGPLDDHHLFILHDDTFNESQTFDGGRLPDIDSIPIDLNILPDGIGEEINTNSAYVLPNNIDQVIDSNLGESTFADLHTVNIVDQSLNSGKFTINHDASGYLFNDEFTGQSYPVDQNIIVENLINDTQNTDSTIINSNSYSNNSNIKIVDDVALPKDKFISMKRTHEDNLDISSSDIGNINSIISDNDSSKRNVQNAKASQLNGIKRARRNPWIIKRRNNKQNKNNDDYSENINESNINISFTKWLASITERINQTMHFQFDGKPDPLVFHVPQVFFNCLRERISFGSKKKRLPNSITAFVRKDRVPLGTFTKYTWIITNIFHVKSIFETPIIPLEITRSFIQNSDGTYELYKRQETDIDHNFKKTDRNALIQPLELKTFLKVGYTSPNQREPTPFIIEWIPDLLPVSKIGELRIRFEFDHKKNDPTDRQRMRATL, from the exons aTGTCTAGTGAGGATCGTATCAGATCCATGCTGTCAGACCTGGGTAAAGCAACACTACGAGGAGTTAAAAAGTGCCCCAAGTGTGGAACGTTCACTGGATCACGTGGACTGTCTTGTAAAAATAAGTACTGCGACGTCATCTTCAAAGAGTCTGGAGACAGGTGCAAAATATCAACCAAGGCATGCAAGTTGATAACAAATTCCATAGCGCAGATATTTTCTGTAAGGATTCGCGGTAAGGGTCCAGATTACAGGGGATTCGTTCAACTGCCGGTCGTCAATGCAACTGTCCAGAGTGATATGACGACAGTTATCACTCAGACATCCTCACTGTGCTTCGTCGACAGCTGCCAGAAGAGTTTTGATACTGGAGTACTTCAGTGCCATGAAGAAGACAATGATAAGGACAAGGACTTGACCTCTTCAATGTGTCAGCACGTTCAGGCTGCTTACAAATGTTACTCCGAAGCCCAGTCTTTGcctcttaaaaattcaatacttTCGTCACTTAAAGTAAGCAATGATATGAAACAGAAAATTTGGTTACTGGCTACCAAATCTGTTGGGCCACTGGTGCAGAGgatatctaaaaatataatggcTGTTAAGTGTAAGGCATCTCCTAAACAACCGCTTGGTTATTTgcatattgtattttattcaaataaagttaaagataaaacggagcataaatatttttgcgaGTGTCCTGATTCT gccGACTCGAAgacagataaaaataaagggaAATCAGct tcgGAGTCTAAAACAtcagatgaaaataaaagtgataaaagaTGTGCGCATTTTTACGCATGTATTTGTGCCTTTGCGAGTGACCCAAAATTATCTGAAGAATTTGATTACTTCATACATATCGATAAAAATGAGTCTGATGAACTTAGACAGCAAGAGCAAGAGCAAGAGCAAGAGATAGAGCTGCAGAAGCAACTAGAACATGAGAAACAGCAgtcgaatttaaatttgcaGCACGAAGCAGACAAAATGAGTGAAATAG attttattaacaaaatcgTGACAGACTTTGGGCCATTGGACGACCATcacttatttatattacatgaCGATACATTTAATGAATCGCAAACGTTTGATGGCGGAAGGCTTCCAGATATAGATTCTATACCAATCGATCTAAATATACTTCCGGATGGTATAGGTGAAGAAATAAATACCAACAGTGCATATGTATTGCCTAATAATATTGATCAAGTG atCGATTCAAATTTAGGAGAATCAACTTTTGCGGACTTACACACAGTAAATATTGTCGATCAATCACTAAATAGcggaaaatttacaataaatcaCGATGCAAgtggatatttatttaatgacgaATTTACTGGACAATCATATCCTGTtgatcaaaatataattgttgaaaatttaataaacgatACTCAAAACACTGACagtacaataataaatagtaatagttatagtaataatagtaatattaaaatagttGACGACGTGGCATTGCctaaagataaatttatttcaatgaaacGTACACATGAAGATAATTTAGATATATCTTCCTCGGATATCGgtaatattaattcaataataagTGATAATGATAGTAGTAAAAGAAATGTACAAAATGCTAAAGCTAGTCAATTAAACGGGATAAAAAGAGCTCGGAGAAATCCGTGGATAATAAAGAGGCGTAATAACAAGCAGAACAAAAATAATGACGACTACAGTGAGAATATTAACGAGAGCAATATCAATATATCGTTTACTAAATGGCTCGCATCGATAACTGAAAGGATAAACCAGACTATGCACTTTCAGTTTGACGGCAAGCCGGACCCGTTGGTCTTTCACGTTCCCCAGGTGTTTTTTAATTGCTTGCGCGAGCGGATCTCTTTTGgcagcaaaaaaaaacgtctgcCCAACTCCATAACTGCGTTCGTGAGAAAAGATCGCGTACCTTTGGGTACTTTTACAAAATACACATGGATAATAACGAATATATTTCATGTAAAAAGTATATTCGAGACTCCAATTATTCCATTAGAAATAACTAGaagttttattcaaaattcagaTGGAACTTATGAATTATATAAACGTCAGGAAACGGATATTGatcacaattttaaaaaaacagacAGAAATGCTTTGATTCAACCCTTggaattaaaaacatttttgaaagttG gatataCGTCACCAAATCAACGTGAGCCAACACCATTTATAATTGAATGGATACCTGACTTACTACCGGTTTCAAAAATAGGAGAGCTGAGAATAAGATTTGAAtttgatcataaaaaaaatgatccgaCTGATCGTCAACGAATGAGAGcaactttataa
- the LOC130676414 gene encoding retinol-binding protein pinta-like, which translates to MLSSSQSTSDVQSPESEKSFASIDLSNEDDEMVFMKINEIRQWIHSNNKLCARTDDFTLLKFLRCCNYDVTKTQEKIYNYYAQRTKCPEWFYDRNPFSSELEELLDMGVFIPLIQFNDEGRMIIIIRVSIHDPYKHKIANVIKTGKMILDVAIKDNMTVSTIGVIVIFDMNNVTLSHGLQMTPRVVQRLVHSWQGCYPVKINSLNFINAPLHVNGILTIFKSFMSHKMRTKVNVYSKTSQNFFSNIPRHLLPAEYGGSAGNLKTLIDHWKIVVQKNKDWFIEEEKYRVIL; encoded by the exons atgttgagTTCATCACAAAGTACCAGTGATGTACAAAGTCCAGAAAGTGAAAAGAGTTTCGCTTCTATTGATCTGTCAAATGAAGATGATGAGATGGTTTTTATGAAGATTAATGAAATACGACAGTGGATTCattctaataataaattgtgtGCCCGAACTG atgattttactttattaaaatttttgagatgtTGCAATTACGATGTAACAAAAactcaagaaaaaatatataattattatgctcAAAGGACGAAATGTCCTGAATGGTTTTATGATAGAAATCCATTTTCTTCAGAGCTTGAGGAATTATTAGATATGGG agTATTTATAcctttaattcagtttaatgaTGAAGGaagaatgataataattatacgcGTCAGTATTCATGATCCTTATAAACATAAAATCGCAAATGTCATCAAG ACAGGTAAGATGATTCTAGACGTTGCAATAAAAGATAATATGACAGTTTCAACGATCGGAGTGATCGTGATCTTTGATATGAACAATGTCACTCTGAGTCACGGTCTCCAAATGACACCGCGAGTTGTACAAAGACTCGTACACTCTTGGCAAGGATGTTACccggtaaaaataaattctcttaATTTTATCAACGCACCTCTCCATGTTAATGGtattttaacaatatttaaaagttttatgagTCATAAAATGCGTACAAAAGTTAATGTCTACTCTAAAACCagtcagaattttttttcaaacattccTAGACATCTTCTGCCCGCGGAGTACGGCGGCTCTGCTgggaatttaaaaactttaatag atcattggaaaattgtcgtacaaaaaaacaaagattGGTTCATTGAAGAAGAAAAATATCGTGttattttataa
- the LOC130676405 gene encoding ABC transporter G family member 20 isoform X2 translates to MDNNVVAPSTVLSTPGLNNVAWNRQQAVSVRHAFKTYGSSKNPNPVLQNLNMTVAKGSIYGLLGASGCGKTTLLSCIVGRRRLNSGEIFVLGGKPGTKGSGVPGKQVGYMPQEIALYGEFTIRETMMYFGWIFGMDTSEIVERLRFLLQFLDLPSQNRLVKNLSGGQQRRVSFAVALMHDPELLILDEPTVGVDPLLRQSIWNHLVQITKDGNKTVIITTHYIEEARQAHTIGLMRSGRLLAEESPRALLTMYNCASLEDVFLKLSRKQGQTTQPTTELNISNNISMASLNWGKKDEPVYVTEESGVVGLNFHQSKEVLIHDTTNGVGSHYDLNGKPMAGVKTNSTGMCSDCSLSNFLNMTSRGKMRALLQKNFLRMWRNVGVMLFIFALPVMQVILFCLAIGRDPTDLKLAIVNSEMNWDNKSCNIKAGCLAGSLSCRYLEFLTNDTIIKEYYQYPEQAINAVKQGRAWGTLYFTENFTDSLIARLNLGQAADDETLDQSEIRVWLDMSNQQIGLMLARNLQYSYRDFAKSMLAECGFNTKLADVPIQFSDPIYGTNDPSFTDFVAPGVILTIVFFLAVALTSSSLIIERLEGLLDRSWVAGVSPGEILFSHVVTQFVVMCGQTALVLIFMILVFGVECNGDIGWVIILTILQGLCGMCFGFVISAICELERNAIQLALGSFYPTLLLSGVIWPVEGMPTVLRYISHGLPLTMATTSLRSMLTRGWTISEPDVYNGFISTVTWIAIFLTISMLVLKFKRG, encoded by the exons TCAAAACTTATGGGAGCAGCAAAAATCCAAATCCCGTTTTGCAGAACTTAAATATGACTGTTGCCAAAGGCTCAAT ATACGGCCTTCTGGGTGCGAGTGGTTGTGGTAAAACAACTTTGCTGTCATGTATTGTCGGAAGAAGACGACTAAATTCTGGAGAAATATTTGTACTAGGTGGGAAACCCGGTACGAAGGGCTCTGGAGTTCCTGGTAAACAAGTTGGATACATGCCACAAGAAATCGCTTTGTATGGAGAATTTACCATACGCGAAACTATGATGTACTTTGGGTGGATATTTGGTATGGACACCAGTGAAATTGTCGAGAGATTGAGGTTTTTATTGCAGTTTTTGGATCTGCCTTCGCAAAACCGcctcgtaaaaaatttgag TGGTGGCCAGCAGAGACGAGTCTCCTTCGCCGTGGCACTTATGCATGATCCTGAACTTTTGATCCTCGATGAACCGACTGTCGGTGTAGATCCTCTATTAAGACAAAG TATTTGGAATCACTTGGTGCAAATAACTAAAGACGGAAACAAAACAGTCATCATTACGACGCATTATATTGAGGAAGCAAGACAAGCTCACACG ATCGGATTAATGCGAAGCGGCAGATTGCTGGCTGAAGAATCTCCAAGAGCTTTGTTGACAATGTATAATTGTGCATCTTTGGAAGATGTTTTTCTCAAATTATCACGTAAACAAGGACAAACAACTCAACCTACTACTGAATTAAATATCTCAAACAACATTAGCATG GCTTCCTTAAACTGGGGTAAAAAAGACGAACCAGTTTATGTCACTGAAGAGTCTGGAGTTGTaggattgaattttcatcaaaGCAAAGAAGTTCTTATTCATGACACGACTAATGGAGTCGGCAGTCATTAtgat TTAAATGGAAAACCAATGGCTGGTGTTAAAACAAACTCGACGGGTATGTGTTCAGATTGCAgtctatcaaattttttaaatatgacaAGTAGAGGAAAAATGAGAGCGttgttgcaaaaaaattttcttcgaaTGTGGAGAAATGTCGG agTGATGCTGTTCATCTTCGCATTACCGGTGATGCAGGTAATTCTATTTTGTCTTGCCATCGGGCGAGATCCAACTGATCTCAAACTAGCAATAGTAAATTCCGAGATGAATTGGGACAATAAATCGTGCAACATAAAAGCTGGCTGTCTCGCTGGTAGTCTGAGTTGTCGATATTTAGAATTTCTCACAAACGATACGATTATAAAG GAATATTATCAGTATCCGGAGCAGGCAATAAATGCAGTAAAACAAGGGAGAGCTTGGGGTACTTTGTATTTTACAGAGAACTTTACGGATTCGCTTATAGCACGACTGAACCTTGGGCAAGCTGCTGATGATGAAACATTAGATCAAAGTGAAATCCGCGTTTGGCTTGATATGTCGA aTCAACAAATTGGGTTAATGTTGGCAAGAAACTTGCAATATTCATACCGAGATTTTGCTAAATCGATGCTCGCTGAATGTGGCTTTAACACAAAATTAGCTGACGTACCGATACAATTTTCCGATCCTATCTATGGAACAAACGACCCGAGTTTCACGGACTTCGTCGCCCCAGGAGTTATTCTTAC AATTGTATTTTTCTTAGCGGTTGCTTTGACATCGTCATCTTTGATCATAGAACGGCTCGAAGGTTTACTAGATAGAAGCTGGGTCGCAGGAGTGTCACCCggagaaattcttttttctcaTGTCGTTACACAATTCGTCGTAATGTGTGGTCAAACAGCTCTCGTACTTATATTTATGATTCTTGTATTTGGTGTCGAGTGTAATGGCGACATTGGTTGGGTAATCATACTGACTATTCTTCAAGGTCTTTGTGGCATGTGTTTCG gATTTGTAATATCAGCTATATGTGAACTTGAAAGGAATGCTATTCAATTAGCATTAGGTAGCTTTTATCCAACACTTTTACTCAGTG GGGTTATTTGGCCAGTCGAAGGAATGCCAACAGTATTACGATATATATCGCACGGGTTGCCGCTGACCATGGCAACGACGTCACTCAGATCAATGTTGACAAGAGGATGGACGATATCAGAGCCCGATGTTTACAATGGCTTTATCTCAACAGTAACATGGATTGCCATATTTTTAACCATCAGTATGCTCGTTCTAAAATTCAAACGCGGTTAG
- the LOC130676405 gene encoding ABC transporter G family member 20 isoform X1 — protein MANIKDDTQAERIRKMFSWSSGLPREGTPGGGYTNPSVETILNSESNMDNNVVAPSTVLSTPGLNNVAWNRQQAVSVRHAFKTYGSSKNPNPVLQNLNMTVAKGSIYGLLGASGCGKTTLLSCIVGRRRLNSGEIFVLGGKPGTKGSGVPGKQVGYMPQEIALYGEFTIRETMMYFGWIFGMDTSEIVERLRFLLQFLDLPSQNRLVKNLSGGQQRRVSFAVALMHDPELLILDEPTVGVDPLLRQSIWNHLVQITKDGNKTVIITTHYIEEARQAHTIGLMRSGRLLAEESPRALLTMYNCASLEDVFLKLSRKQGQTTQPTTELNISNNISMASLNWGKKDEPVYVTEESGVVGLNFHQSKEVLIHDTTNGVGSHYDLNGKPMAGVKTNSTGMCSDCSLSNFLNMTSRGKMRALLQKNFLRMWRNVGVMLFIFALPVMQVILFCLAIGRDPTDLKLAIVNSEMNWDNKSCNIKAGCLAGSLSCRYLEFLTNDTIIKEYYQYPEQAINAVKQGRAWGTLYFTENFTDSLIARLNLGQAADDETLDQSEIRVWLDMSNQQIGLMLARNLQYSYRDFAKSMLAECGFNTKLADVPIQFSDPIYGTNDPSFTDFVAPGVILTIVFFLAVALTSSSLIIERLEGLLDRSWVAGVSPGEILFSHVVTQFVVMCGQTALVLIFMILVFGVECNGDIGWVIILTILQGLCGMCFGFVISAICELERNAIQLALGSFYPTLLLSGVIWPVEGMPTVLRYISHGLPLTMATTSLRSMLTRGWTISEPDVYNGFISTVTWIAIFLTISMLVLKFKRG, from the exons TCAAAACTTATGGGAGCAGCAAAAATCCAAATCCCGTTTTGCAGAACTTAAATATGACTGTTGCCAAAGGCTCAAT ATACGGCCTTCTGGGTGCGAGTGGTTGTGGTAAAACAACTTTGCTGTCATGTATTGTCGGAAGAAGACGACTAAATTCTGGAGAAATATTTGTACTAGGTGGGAAACCCGGTACGAAGGGCTCTGGAGTTCCTGGTAAACAAGTTGGATACATGCCACAAGAAATCGCTTTGTATGGAGAATTTACCATACGCGAAACTATGATGTACTTTGGGTGGATATTTGGTATGGACACCAGTGAAATTGTCGAGAGATTGAGGTTTTTATTGCAGTTTTTGGATCTGCCTTCGCAAAACCGcctcgtaaaaaatttgag TGGTGGCCAGCAGAGACGAGTCTCCTTCGCCGTGGCACTTATGCATGATCCTGAACTTTTGATCCTCGATGAACCGACTGTCGGTGTAGATCCTCTATTAAGACAAAG TATTTGGAATCACTTGGTGCAAATAACTAAAGACGGAAACAAAACAGTCATCATTACGACGCATTATATTGAGGAAGCAAGACAAGCTCACACG ATCGGATTAATGCGAAGCGGCAGATTGCTGGCTGAAGAATCTCCAAGAGCTTTGTTGACAATGTATAATTGTGCATCTTTGGAAGATGTTTTTCTCAAATTATCACGTAAACAAGGACAAACAACTCAACCTACTACTGAATTAAATATCTCAAACAACATTAGCATG GCTTCCTTAAACTGGGGTAAAAAAGACGAACCAGTTTATGTCACTGAAGAGTCTGGAGTTGTaggattgaattttcatcaaaGCAAAGAAGTTCTTATTCATGACACGACTAATGGAGTCGGCAGTCATTAtgat TTAAATGGAAAACCAATGGCTGGTGTTAAAACAAACTCGACGGGTATGTGTTCAGATTGCAgtctatcaaattttttaaatatgacaAGTAGAGGAAAAATGAGAGCGttgttgcaaaaaaattttcttcgaaTGTGGAGAAATGTCGG agTGATGCTGTTCATCTTCGCATTACCGGTGATGCAGGTAATTCTATTTTGTCTTGCCATCGGGCGAGATCCAACTGATCTCAAACTAGCAATAGTAAATTCCGAGATGAATTGGGACAATAAATCGTGCAACATAAAAGCTGGCTGTCTCGCTGGTAGTCTGAGTTGTCGATATTTAGAATTTCTCACAAACGATACGATTATAAAG GAATATTATCAGTATCCGGAGCAGGCAATAAATGCAGTAAAACAAGGGAGAGCTTGGGGTACTTTGTATTTTACAGAGAACTTTACGGATTCGCTTATAGCACGACTGAACCTTGGGCAAGCTGCTGATGATGAAACATTAGATCAAAGTGAAATCCGCGTTTGGCTTGATATGTCGA aTCAACAAATTGGGTTAATGTTGGCAAGAAACTTGCAATATTCATACCGAGATTTTGCTAAATCGATGCTCGCTGAATGTGGCTTTAACACAAAATTAGCTGACGTACCGATACAATTTTCCGATCCTATCTATGGAACAAACGACCCGAGTTTCACGGACTTCGTCGCCCCAGGAGTTATTCTTAC AATTGTATTTTTCTTAGCGGTTGCTTTGACATCGTCATCTTTGATCATAGAACGGCTCGAAGGTTTACTAGATAGAAGCTGGGTCGCAGGAGTGTCACCCggagaaattcttttttctcaTGTCGTTACACAATTCGTCGTAATGTGTGGTCAAACAGCTCTCGTACTTATATTTATGATTCTTGTATTTGGTGTCGAGTGTAATGGCGACATTGGTTGGGTAATCATACTGACTATTCTTCAAGGTCTTTGTGGCATGTGTTTCG gATTTGTAATATCAGCTATATGTGAACTTGAAAGGAATGCTATTCAATTAGCATTAGGTAGCTTTTATCCAACACTTTTACTCAGTG GGGTTATTTGGCCAGTCGAAGGAATGCCAACAGTATTACGATATATATCGCACGGGTTGCCGCTGACCATGGCAACGACGTCACTCAGATCAATGTTGACAAGAGGATGGACGATATCAGAGCCCGATGTTTACAATGGCTTTATCTCAACAGTAACATGGATTGCCATATTTTTAACCATCAGTATGCTCGTTCTAAAATTCAAACGCGGTTAG